CTTGGTGCCATGACGGCGATTGGTCATGGGGACCAAAGGCGAGCCGAACAGTTGTGCGCAGAAATCTCGACCACCTTGAATCCGGTTTTAATCGGATGTTACAATGCGCCGGAGCAATTCGTGCTTTCAGGTCATCAAGAGGCGGTAGACAAGGTGGCTGAACGTTTAGGCGCCGAGGGAGGGACAGTCACAATTACTCCCTTGAAGGTGAGTTCGTCGTTTCATAGCCCGATGATGGAGCCGGCCGCCGAGCGGTTTAAAGAGGTCCTTTCCCGGTATTCCTTGGGCACGGGAGACTACCCGGTGCTATCCAACGTAACCGCGCTTCCGCATGAAACGGAGCGATTGCCGGAGCTTCTGGCACGGCAAATCATTTCACCCGTTCGCTGGCAGGATTCCATGGATTATTTGCGCTGTCATCAGGTGAAGTTCGCCATTGAGCTCGGGCCGAAGCAAGTACTCCAGAGCTTAATGAAGAAAAACGCGCCAACAGTCATTACCACGTCTTTAGGTGAAGTGGAAGATATTCGAAAGGTGAAGGAAGTGTTTAATCGGGAAGACGCCGAGCCTTCTTTTATCGGAAAGTGCCTGGCGATCGCCGTCGCAACCAAAAATCGCAATTGGGATCGCGAAGCTTATGCAAACGGTGTCATTGAACCCTATCAGAAGGTGAAACGAATGTCTTTGCAGCTGGATCAGAATAAACAGCAGCCGACCCGGGAGCAGCTGATTGAAGCACTGTCGATGCTTCGTTCCGTATTCGAAACGAAGCAAGTGCCGGAGAATGAGCAGCAAAAACGGCTGAAGCCGCTGCTCCGCATGCGGGCCGCAAAGGAATTCACGCTTTCGGAACGGGGGGATTTTTTATGGCCAAGCTGCTGAAATTCGATAAACGCTCAACCGCAACGGAAACGTCTGCGATTACCGTTCACGAGGAATCGATGAAGGAGATCGCGATCATCGGCATGGCCATGTATTACCCCAAGGCGGAGAATCAGCATGAGTTTTGGAGTCATTTGGTTCATGAGATCGATTGTTCGGGTGCGTTTCCGGAAGCGCGACGGGAACAGATCGAAGCCTATTTGCGCTTTAAACACGCGTTGAACGATAAGATCAGCTATTTTCGAGGGTCGTATCTCGATACGATCGATGAGTTCGATTATTCGTTTTTCGGGATC
This genomic window from Paenibacillus humicola contains:
- the fabD gene encoding ACP S-malonyltransferase; this encodes MIAFLFPGQGSQYVGMGKSLVENFHAARRTFEEADDVLNMNLSALCFEGEQAQLTRTEYAQPAILTASVAAYRVYMDEIGLQPFVAAGHSLGEFSALTCSGAISFADALRIVRKRGLLMQEAVPNGLGAMTAIGHGDQRRAEQLCAEISTTLNPVLIGCYNAPEQFVLSGHQEAVDKVAERLGAEGGTVTITPLKVSSSFHSPMMEPAAERFKEVLSRYSLGTGDYPVLSNVTALPHETERLPELLARQIISPVRWQDSMDYLRCHQVKFAIELGPKQVLQSLMKKNAPTVITTSLGEVEDIRKVKEVFNREDAEPSFIGKCLAIAVATKNRNWDREAYANGVIEPYQKVKRMSLQLDQNKQQPTREQLIEALSMLRSVFETKQVPENEQQKRLKPLLRMRAAKEFTLSERGDFLWPSC